One window of the Candidatus Jettenia sp. genome contains the following:
- a CDS encoding transposase: MYLMQCYTPDHRTISDFRKNNLKAIEKYFVDIVRIFSKLGYTSVGKIYLDGTKCTEAKVKELFLDIREPLLQEMREKLTSDERRRKYFMRQYIIEPVFGHLKCNVGYRNFLLEGGKRSVQSLS; the protein is encoded by the coding sequence ATGTATCTGATGCAATGCTACACGCCAGACCATCGGACAATAAGCGATTTTCGCAAGAATAATCTCAAAGCGATAGAGAAATATTTTGTGGATATCGTAAGAATATTCAGTAAGTTGGGGTATACCAGCGTAGGAAAGATATATCTGGATGGGACAAAATGCACAGAGGCAAAGGTAAAGGAATTATTCCTGGATATTCGTGAGCCTCTTTTACAAGAGATGAGAGAAAAGTTGACATCTGATGAGAGAAGGCGAAAATATTTTATGCGTCAGTATATCATCGAACCAGTCTTCGGGCATTTGAAATGTAATGTGGGATATCGAAACTTTCTCTTAGAGGGCGGGAAAAGGTCTGTGCAGAGTTTAAGTTGA
- the msrA gene encoding peptide-methionine (S)-S-oxide reductase MsrA, with translation MRSTLPVDNGKEIATLAGGCFWCLEALFLELRGVEKVESGYSGGNVPNPSYDQVCTGTTGHAEVVQITFDPTIISFRELLEVFFTIHDPTTLNRQGADVGTQYRSAIFYHTQEQREIAEHVMKEFREAKIWDAPIVTEIRAFTTFYRAEEYHQGYYKRNPEQPYCRIVIEPKVAKLRKQYRAKLKK, from the coding sequence ATGAGATCTACTCTTCCTGTGGATAATGGAAAGGAAATTGCAACACTTGCGGGAGGATGCTTCTGGTGTCTGGAAGCTTTGTTTTTAGAATTGCGTGGAGTCGAGAAGGTGGAATCTGGCTATTCCGGGGGTAATGTACCTAATCCTTCATACGATCAAGTTTGTACCGGAACTACTGGCCACGCTGAGGTGGTTCAGATTACCTTTGATCCTACGATTATTTCGTTTAGAGAACTTCTGGAGGTTTTCTTTACTATACATGATCCTACGACATTGAACCGCCAGGGTGCTGATGTAGGCACACAATATCGTTCAGCGATTTTTTATCACACACAAGAGCAAAGGGAGATTGCCGAACACGTGATGAAAGAGTTTCGTGAAGCTAAAATATGGGATGCACCGATAGTAACTGAAATAAGGGCATTCACAACGTTCTATCGGGCAGAGGAGTACCACCAGGGATATTATAAACGCAATCCTGAGCAACCATATTGCCGCATAGTAATTGAGCCCAAAGTGGCTAAGCTTCGTAAGCAGTATCGTGCAAAACTGAAGAAATAA
- a CDS encoding phage/plasmid primase, P4 family → MTIDERPPAFNLADLGNAKRLVAHYGDKIRYCFAWKKWLIWDGKTWSIDDNGQIVRLAKETVKRIYQEASIASDELREKIGKWAIKSEEEKKIKAMISLVQSEDGIPISPGELDGDPFLLNCANGTINLRIGELRSHNPNDFITKMIPVEFNPDAACPTWLEFLETIFNFNYDVIRFLQRAVEYSLTGSTSEQCLFLLHGGGANGKSTFVKTVINLLGDFAQTADFETFLIKNNGDGIRNDLAWMKGDFLNRSSYASDIQSGGFMSASKGRNPCASFRNAVQGFDNIGESVRGFIVENLSYQECIRRFDSESSLFYVDCSYHGSEDYYGKGNFSLQDHYRLLELLHGIRSMAMVSHYECDTYNQLYSNWRRYTFESFKGSSKAGAGQEKPKTTEILYTNFEPKLKTRSLFNGL, encoded by the coding sequence ATGACTATTGATGAACGGCCGCCAGCATTCAACCTCGCAGACTTGGGGAACGCTAAGCGGCTTGTTGCGCATTATGGCGACAAGATTCGTTACTGCTTTGCATGGAAGAAATGGCTGATTTGGGACGGGAAGACCTGGTCTATCGATGATAACGGCCAAATTGTACGGCTTGCTAAGGAAACTGTTAAGCGTATCTATCAAGAAGCGTCCATTGCTTCGGACGAGTTAAGAGAGAAAATCGGTAAGTGGGCTATCAAATCAGAGGAAGAGAAAAAGATTAAGGCTATGATCTCCCTTGTGCAAAGCGAAGACGGCATCCCAATCTCACCAGGTGAGTTAGATGGTGATCCATTCTTGCTGAATTGTGCAAATGGGACAATAAATTTACGGATTGGTGAATTGAGGTCACATAATCCGAATGACTTCATTACGAAGATGATTCCCGTTGAATTTAATCCCGATGCGGCATGCCCAACATGGCTTGAATTTCTTGAGACTATCTTTAATTTCAATTATGACGTTATTCGCTTTCTCCAAAGGGCTGTGGAGTATTCGTTGACGGGTAGCACTTCTGAACAATGCCTTTTTCTCCTGCATGGGGGCGGCGCAAACGGAAAGTCTACTTTCGTAAAAACTGTAATAAATTTACTGGGTGATTTTGCACAGACTGCCGATTTCGAGACGTTCTTAATCAAGAATAATGGCGATGGCATTCGTAATGATCTTGCATGGATGAAGGGGGATTTCCTGAATAGGTCAAGCTACGCTTCCGATATTCAATCTGGCGGCTTTATGTCTGCTAGTAAAGGCCGTAATCCTTGTGCTTCATTCCGTAATGCAGTTCAAGGCTTTGATAATATTGGTGAGAGCGTGAGAGGCTTTATCGTGGAAAATTTATCTTACCAGGAATGTATTAGAAGATTTGATTCCGAGTCTAGCCTATTTTATGTCGATTGTTCCTATCACGGTAGTGAGGATTATTACGGCAAGGGAAATTTCTCACTACAAGACCATTACAGGCTTTTGGAATTACTGCATGGTATTAGGAGTATGGCAATGGTGAGTCATTACGAATGTGATACCTATAATCAGCTATATTCAAATTGGCGCAGATACACCTTCGAGAGCTTCAAGGGAAGTAGTAAGGCGGGTGCAGGTCAGGAGAAACCGAAGACGACAGAAATATTGTATACAAACTTTGAACCTAAACTTAAAACAAGGAGCCTATTCAATGGATTATAA
- a CDS encoding helix-hairpin-helix domain-containing protein, which produces MLEKLPNSTSPTKKQLIIIFFLTTLLFIGVVIKAGMDYHWWLPETEVIRNLNPEDIKIKLDVNKAPWYELVLLPKLGEVKAKAIVTYREKYGDFKTPEELAKVNGIGTSIIDAIREYIKIGSDTASVD; this is translated from the coding sequence ATGTTAGAGAAATTGCCGAATAGTACCTCTCCTACAAAAAAACAGCTCATAATTATTTTCTTTTTAACGACACTATTATTTATTGGAGTTGTGATAAAAGCAGGTATGGATTACCATTGGTGGCTACCCGAAACAGAGGTAATACGTAACCTTAATCCTGAGGATATAAAAATCAAACTGGATGTTAATAAGGCTCCCTGGTATGAGTTGGTTTTACTGCCAAAATTAGGTGAAGTAAAGGCAAAGGCAATTGTGACCTACCGTGAAAAATACGGTGATTTTAAAACCCCGGAAGAATTAGCAAAGGTAAACGGTATTGGAACATCTATTATAGATGCCATAAGAGAATATATAAAGATTGGATCGGATACGGCTTCTGTAGACTAA
- a CDS encoding AI-2E family transporter, translated as MEKEQKILDNIWMRVVLIGISIVIFLFFCYLLRGPLVSLLLAFVVAYIFNPVVNFFERKRWPFTRKYIQREFGIIFLILAVLLFTSGFLAYAIPKTADGVYRIGVLIKERYPKYLHVFEGLIERYGDKEFAQLVKPILQEQIEKAKSTENEEQKKQEHAEKAESEEIKKQKVKDVLTAPEEQVKKEVRAQKRRLAEAIQEYKKYLPQIINFFLRIIKNIFYGTFGFFSVAVNFIIFSVVAIYLLKDFNVLIQKVKNIFPLPIRDKAMALLSKVNHNLRFYLRGQTITCLVLSFIYSIGLTITGIDLAFLVGFIGGFGNLIPYVGTAIGIFLASIIALFEFGDFKHLLYVIITFSVGQSLEATVITPRIMGKELSLHPALVILAILIFGQLWGFLGLLLAVPIVATLKVFIDEFISMYKSSKYYTG; from the coding sequence ATGGAAAAAGAACAAAAGATATTAGACAACATATGGATGCGGGTCGTACTTATCGGTATTTCAATCGTTATTTTTTTATTCTTCTGTTACTTGCTGAGAGGGCCACTTGTTTCCCTTCTCCTCGCATTCGTTGTTGCTTATATTTTTAATCCTGTGGTTAATTTTTTTGAGCGAAAGCGATGGCCGTTTACCCGAAAATATATACAACGTGAATTTGGAATAATTTTTCTCATTCTTGCTGTTTTGCTATTTACATCAGGATTTCTCGCTTACGCAATACCTAAAACAGCTGATGGGGTTTATAGAATAGGTGTTTTAATAAAGGAACGGTATCCAAAGTATTTACACGTCTTTGAGGGATTGATCGAAAGATACGGAGATAAAGAATTTGCTCAATTAGTAAAACCAATTCTGCAGGAGCAAATTGAAAAAGCGAAATCAACGGAGAATGAAGAACAAAAAAAGCAGGAGCATGCTGAGAAGGCTGAATCAGAAGAGATAAAAAAACAAAAGGTAAAGGATGTCCTTACTGCTCCGGAGGAGCAAGTTAAAAAAGAGGTTCGGGCGCAAAAAAGACGTTTAGCTGAAGCGATACAGGAATATAAAAAATATCTTCCGCAGATTATCAATTTTTTCTTAAGAATTATTAAGAACATTTTTTATGGTACCTTCGGATTCTTTAGTGTTGCGGTAAATTTTATTATCTTTAGCGTTGTAGCTATATACTTACTTAAGGACTTTAATGTCCTTATCCAAAAAGTAAAAAATATTTTTCCTTTACCAATAAGAGACAAGGCAATGGCTCTTTTGTCTAAAGTAAATCATAATCTCCGATTTTATCTGAGAGGCCAAACTATTACTTGCCTTGTTCTTTCCTTCATCTATAGCATTGGTTTAACAATTACCGGGATTGATCTAGCGTTTCTTGTTGGTTTTATAGGAGGTTTTGGCAATCTGATTCCCTATGTGGGTACTGCTATTGGTATTTTTTTAGCGTCTATTATCGCTCTTTTCGAATTCGGTGATTTCAAACATCTCTTATATGTTATCATAACATTCAGCGTTGGACAATCGCTTGAAGCAACGGTAATAACACCGAGAATTATGGGAAAGGAGCTATCTCTGCATCCTGCCCTGGTAATTTTAGCTATCCTGATTTTTGGACAACTATGGGGATTTTTAGGGTTACTGTTAGCGGTTCCGATTGTAGCTACGCTAAAAGTTTTTATTGATGAATTTATTTCAATGTACAAATCTTCAAAATATTATACCGGGTAA
- a CDS encoding DUF456 domain-containing protein: MGIWEIILFVISLIIMVVGMAGIIVPIIPSIPLIWIGAFLYALFTHFEKITWMILLIFALLTIFSIVLENLGNVYGAKRFGATKWGIIGSIIGTGVGFYMGGPIGLILGPVAGTVVFEVIGGKSYKGALKSGLGNFAGFLGGSIVKIIIGLAMIIIFIWKVF, encoded by the coding sequence ATGGGAATTTGGGAAATTATCTTATTTGTAATTTCGCTCATAATAATGGTGGTCGGTATGGCCGGAATTATAGTACCCATAATACCGAGCATCCCGCTTATTTGGATTGGAGCATTTCTCTATGCTCTATTCACACATTTTGAAAAAATTACGTGGATGATATTGCTGATATTTGCGCTCCTTACCATTTTTTCTATTGTACTTGAAAATCTTGGGAATGTATATGGAGCAAAGAGGTTTGGCGCTACAAAATGGGGAATCATAGGCTCAATAATAGGCACCGGAGTTGGGTTTTATATGGGCGGCCCTATAGGATTGATATTAGGACCTGTTGCAGGCACTGTTGTCTTTGAGGTTATTGGCGGAAAGAGTTACAAGGGAGCATTGAAGTCTGGCTTAGGTAATTTTGCAGGCTTTTTGGGAGGATCAATAGTAAAAATAATAATTGGACTGGCTATGATTATTATATTTATCTGGAAGGTGTTTTAG
- a CDS encoding SemiSWEET family transporter — protein MIWFLIGVIAAICSSIGFIPQIIQGIKTKSLSDVSPAMMTIVVVASSLWLAYGIHIKNSTIIFSNVSTLSFAVITLLLRFLFKPEFAQLKRKLLSISIKNRLILLLITFTLLPFVLLRILAYPRIQADVQDVLIRNLEGIVHKQAELVTNWIYERVKNARVIADNPLIAKGTEITKEDKDYPDIVQYLEEIKNEYGYKGIMMSNNKGLVTVATSGESVGRDILQTDYFHGAMQGDSFVSSIVPSEIPLINEYAEEELGIPTMFVSTPLKDKGGNITGVVALRIDVSRLNDVMLSLNLGKTGKTYLVNKDGYMVTESRFAGYLRDMGLIKKRCALELKVIDRETGKVTQGVQQCISGNNGFDAQGYKDYSDVTVLSAWRWLPKFHWGIIAEIDKDEGYGVAYNLNYIVWGVLLTLAFPFVMVAYLVGRKLSIPILTLTEVIKKMASGDLAQRVDIQREDELGELASSFNVMAKSLDEKTKEIIISEKRYREIFNSIKEGVYQSEPGAEGVFTFINKAGAEILGYSTPEEVIGMKVKNIYVDTADRNRLCGKLEKDGVWREFVSLCKRKSGESFYAERTSSMLRDEKGNPAAIYGVFRDISERKKVEMEVIESEKRYRLLFDSLKEGVYQSEPEVDGVFTWINQAGAEMLGYKSPEEVIGLKVKDVYVNPDDRKELIDTLEKDGIWRSFISYCRRKNGERFISESTCNLVRDEDGKPARIDGILRDITER, from the coding sequence ATGATATGGTTTTTAATAGGAGTGATTGCTGCAATCTGCTCATCAATAGGATTTATACCACAAATCATTCAGGGTATAAAAACTAAATCATTGTCTGATGTTTCGCCAGCCATGATGACCATTGTAGTAGTAGCAAGCAGTTTGTGGTTAGCCTATGGAATCCACATAAAAAATTCTACCATTATATTTTCAAATGTATCTACGCTCTCATTTGCTGTAATAACCCTTTTATTGCGTTTTTTATTTAAACCTGAGTTTGCTCAATTAAAGAGAAAATTACTATCAATTTCAATTAAAAACCGGCTTATTCTATTGCTCATCACTTTTACGCTGTTGCCATTCGTTTTACTGAGGATTTTAGCGTATCCAAGAATACAGGCTGATGTTCAGGATGTGTTGATACGGAATCTCGAGGGTATTGTCCATAAACAGGCTGAATTGGTAACGAACTGGATATATGAGAGGGTAAAGAATGCGCGTGTAATTGCAGACAATCCCCTCATAGCAAAGGGTACGGAGATTACTAAAGAGGATAAGGATTATCCTGATATTGTTCAATATCTTGAAGAAATTAAGAATGAATATGGGTATAAAGGGATAATGATGAGTAATAATAAGGGATTAGTAACTGTTGCTACCTCAGGAGAGAGTGTTGGAAGGGATATCCTGCAAACTGATTATTTTCATGGAGCAATGCAAGGAGATTCATTTGTATCAAGTATTGTTCCATCAGAGATCCCCCTTATCAATGAATACGCAGAAGAAGAACTGGGTATCCCTACGATGTTTGTTTCAACACCATTGAAAGATAAAGGGGGGAATATCACTGGCGTTGTTGCATTGAGGATCGATGTATCCAGGCTGAACGATGTAATGTTAAGCCTTAATCTAGGGAAGACAGGGAAAACGTATCTTGTCAACAAAGATGGATACATGGTTACTGAATCAAGGTTTGCAGGATATCTCAGAGATATGGGATTAATAAAAAAGAGATGTGCGCTAGAATTGAAGGTGATTGATCGGGAAACGGGTAAAGTAACTCAAGGTGTTCAACAGTGCATTTCAGGCAATAACGGCTTTGATGCACAGGGCTATAAGGATTATAGCGATGTAACCGTGTTAAGTGCATGGCGCTGGTTGCCTAAGTTTCATTGGGGTATTATAGCAGAAATCGACAAAGATGAAGGATACGGAGTCGCTTATAACCTGAATTATATTGTATGGGGTGTGCTCTTAACTCTTGCATTTCCCTTTGTTATGGTAGCATACCTTGTGGGGAGGAAGCTTTCAATACCTATTCTTACTTTAACCGAAGTAATCAAGAAGATGGCATCAGGAGATTTAGCACAACGGGTAGACATCCAGAGAGAAGATGAACTGGGTGAATTGGCAAGTTCATTTAATGTTATGGCAAAATCCCTTGATGAGAAGACAAAAGAGATCATCATTTCTGAGAAGAGATACCGGGAGATCTTTAACTCGATTAAAGAAGGGGTGTATCAGTCAGAGCCAGGAGCGGAAGGAGTCTTTACGTTTATCAACAAGGCAGGGGCAGAGATCTTGGGATACAGCACGCCGGAAGAGGTAATCGGAATGAAGGTAAAAAATATCTATGTAGATACGGCAGACCGGAATCGGTTGTGTGGGAAACTGGAGAAGGATGGGGTCTGGAGAGAGTTTGTATCGCTGTGTAAGAGGAAAAGCGGTGAGAGTTTCTATGCAGAGCGTACGAGCAGTATGCTGAGGGATGAGAAAGGCAATCCGGCAGCTATTTATGGAGTATTCCGGGATATTTCCGAGAGGAAGAAGGTAGAGATGGAGGTCATAGAGTCAGAGAAGAGATACCGGTTATTATTTGATTCACTGAAGGAAGGGGTATATCAATCCGAGCCGGAGGTGGATGGGGTATTTACCTGGATTAATCAGGCAGGGGCAGAGATGCTTGGCTATAAATCTCCAGAAGAAGTGATTGGACTTAAGGTAAAGGATGTTTATGTAAATCCGGATGACCGGAAAGAATTAATTGATACCCTGGAAAAGGATGGTATATGGAGAAGTTTTATCTCATATTGCAGGAGGAAAAATGGTGAACGGTTTATTTCCGAAAGCACTTGTAATCTGGTACGTGATGAGGATGGTAAGCCGGCAAGAATTGATGGTATACTTAGAGATATAACGGAAAGATAA
- a CDS encoding SemiSWEET transporter produces MLWSIMGTIAAICTTVGFIPQIIRGLKTKSLSDVSPMMMTLLFVGCSLWMVYGIHLKNLIIALANGFTLSFVTTIILLRILFKKTTQDLGTEKT; encoded by the coding sequence ATGTTATGGTCTATAATGGGGACGATTGCTGCAATTTGTACAACGGTAGGGTTTATACCGCAAATTATTCGTGGCTTAAAAACGAAGTCATTATCTGATGTTTCGCCGATGATGATGACTCTTTTATTTGTAGGATGCAGTCTGTGGATGGTTTATGGGATTCATTTAAAAAATCTTATTATTGCACTTGCGAATGGGTTTACCCTTTCATTTGTTACTACCATTATTTTATTACGTATTTTATTTAAAAAAACAACGCAGGATCTTGGTACTGAAAAGACCTGA
- a CDS encoding metallophosphoesterase, which produces MISRRTFMQSAFGHIVVAASLGGYSCLLEPRWVEINAITIKINALPKRFEGMTIAQLSDIHHGKYVPREFIRRCVRKVNALSPDIIVLTGDYIHNSDNFLLPVAKELAELQAKEGIFAVVGNHDNKGSAFNAFRKEGIHVLINRHIPLYRKKDYIFIAGIDDLWEGEVNLEATLKGMDNKPKILLSHNPDIMEMIQHTDIDFVIAGHTHGGQVNLPFYGSLVTSSKFCIRYASGLFREGKTIMYVNRGIGTSCLPIRFCARPEITLFTLRNSSQIV; this is translated from the coding sequence ATGATTTCCCGACGTACTTTCATGCAAAGCGCGTTTGGTCATATAGTTGTAGCTGCATCCCTTGGTGGTTATAGCTGCCTGTTAGAACCTCGCTGGGTTGAAATAAATGCTATCACCATAAAGATTAATGCCCTGCCAAAACGATTTGAGGGAATGACGATTGCTCAACTCTCTGATATTCATCATGGTAAATATGTTCCCCGGGAATTTATCCGAAGATGTGTCCGGAAGGTAAATGCATTATCTCCCGATATTATTGTTTTGACAGGCGACTATATCCATAATTCCGATAATTTTCTCCTGCCCGTTGCAAAAGAATTGGCAGAATTACAGGCAAAAGAAGGTATTTTTGCCGTAGTAGGAAATCATGATAATAAAGGAAGCGCTTTCAATGCATTCCGTAAGGAAGGTATCCATGTATTAATCAACAGACATATCCCCCTCTATAGAAAAAAGGATTATATTTTTATTGCAGGTATAGATGATTTATGGGAAGGGGAAGTTAATTTAGAAGCTACCCTGAAGGGCATGGATAATAAACCAAAAATCTTATTGTCCCATAATCCAGACATCATGGAAATGATTCAGCATACAGATATTGATTTTGTCATAGCAGGCCATACTCATGGCGGGCAGGTCAATCTGCCTTTTTATGGGTCTCTGGTTACATCTTCTAAATTTTGTATCCGCTATGCATCAGGATTGTTTCGGGAAGGAAAGACAATTATGTATGTAAATAGAGGCATTGGAACTTCTTGTCTACCGATAAGATTCTGTGCACGACCAGAAATTACCTTATTCACACTGAGAAATAGTAGTCAGATTGTTTAG
- a CDS encoding CBS domain-containing protein, with protein sequence MLVKEMMKTQLVTLNADAKLGFANDIMYLGRIRHLPVMKGEDIVGILSQRDLYRASLTSILTNWRENKEFLDSIKVSEVMTKNVTTVSPDTTVEEAAKIMIDKKVGCLPVVKDRNKLIGLITETDVLQYFIDEYQKKA encoded by the coding sequence ATGCTCGTAAAAGAGATGATGAAAACACAACTGGTAACATTGAATGCTGATGCAAAACTTGGTTTTGCCAACGATATCATGTATCTGGGGCGAATCAGACATTTACCTGTTATGAAAGGAGAAGATATTGTAGGCATCTTATCCCAGAGAGACCTCTACCGTGCTTCGCTAACTTCCATTCTTACAAATTGGAGAGAGAATAAGGAATTTCTGGATTCTATCAAGGTTTCAGAAGTAATGACAAAGAATGTAACTACTGTTTCACCAGATACTACAGTCGAGGAAGCTGCAAAGATTATGATCGATAAAAAGGTAGGGTGTCTGCCGGTAGTAAAAGATAGAAATAAATTAATTGGTTTGATTACAGAGACTGATGTATTACAATACTTCATAGACGAGTATCAAAAAAAAGCTTAA
- a CDS encoding carbonic anhydrase, with amino-acid sequence MEVGNIFRHLLVHNEAFVKKTDETKFLAYATHQNPYITLLTCADSRVQGEILGIDIFNKVFIIRNAGNQVAINRGSIEYSILVLNTPVMLVLGHTDCGAVKFATHACITQSEEIVNLAKSFDKLIKTDYSKISHEVKSEMLPLTIPIERGIPQLEKIRNEKKELAYLSQINVDYQVEKALKYYGNRVKENKLTIIGGIYDFVGAYSKELGRILITNINGVFNTGELQEVARKIIKRIPSYNESSEGYKLVCQLIEEKVTRIES; translated from the coding sequence ATGGAAGTTGGAAATATTTTTCGGCACTTGTTAGTCCATAACGAGGCCTTTGTTAAAAAGACAGATGAGACAAAATTTCTGGCATATGCAACACATCAAAATCCGTATATTACCTTGCTTACCTGTGCTGATTCCCGAGTACAGGGTGAGATTCTGGGAATAGATATTTTCAATAAAGTATTTATCATTCGAAATGCTGGCAATCAGGTAGCCATCAATAGAGGATCTATAGAGTATTCAATCCTTGTCCTTAATACCCCTGTTATGCTTGTCCTGGGTCATACGGATTGTGGCGCCGTAAAGTTTGCCACACATGCCTGCATAACACAATCCGAAGAAATTGTTAATCTGGCAAAATCTTTTGATAAACTCATAAAAACAGATTATTCAAAAATTAGTCATGAGGTAAAAAGCGAAATGCTTCCCTTGACAATCCCTATTGAAAGAGGAATACCACAACTAGAAAAAATCAGGAATGAGAAGAAAGAGCTTGCTTATCTGAGTCAAATAAATGTAGATTATCAAGTAGAAAAGGCATTAAAATATTATGGTAATAGGGTAAAAGAGAACAAATTGACTATTATTGGGGGGATTTATGATTTTGTGGGCGCCTATTCAAAAGAACTGGGAAGAATCCTGATTACCAATATTAATGGTGTTTTTAACACGGGAGAACTCCAGGAAGTGGCCAGGAAAATCATTAAGAGGATACCTAGCTATAATGAATCAAGTGAAGGATACAAGCTCGTTTGTCAATTGATTGAGGAAAAAGTAACACGCATTGAATCCTGA
- a CDS encoding glutamine synthetase family protein, producing the protein MTSEHADLAIINRAKEDNVKFIQLQFTDINGNIKAVIIPVEKFPESLEKGIWFDGSSIDGFTRICESDMFLKPDTNTYALLPWETEEATARLFCDVYMPDGSPFEGDPRYILKRAIKNAEAMNFGYNVGPELEFFLFKPKSNGQVEPTPHDVGSYFDFSPRDLAGNVRRDIIFTLEKMGLNVEMSHHEVAPGQHEIDFKYAEALKTAENALTFKQVVKSIAHKHDLYATFMPKPIFGVCGSGMHCHQSFFDLNTRKNIFFDEKDEYKLSKVARQFVAGQLQHVRAMSAILSPTVNSYKRLVPGYEAPVYICWGQKNRSALIRIPRYSPGREQATRVELRCPDPSNNPYLTLAVMLEAGLDGIRKSMTPPNPVEENVYEFNKDELAYRNIATLPGSLGEAIEELKKSKLMEQTLGTHTYQIYIHSKIAEWDEYRIQVTEWEHKKYFETT; encoded by the coding sequence ATGACTAGCGAGCATGCAGATTTAGCAATAATCAATCGCGCAAAAGAAGACAATGTGAAATTTATCCAGTTGCAGTTCACAGACATCAATGGAAATATCAAAGCCGTTATTATACCGGTAGAAAAATTCCCGGAATCCTTAGAGAAAGGTATTTGGTTTGACGGCTCTTCAATTGATGGTTTCACAAGGATTTGCGAAAGCGATATGTTTTTAAAACCCGATACAAATACCTATGCATTGCTTCCCTGGGAAACAGAAGAAGCAACTGCCAGATTATTCTGCGATGTATACATGCCTGATGGATCCCCTTTTGAGGGTGACCCCCGATATATCCTAAAAAGAGCAATTAAAAATGCTGAGGCAATGAACTTTGGATATAATGTAGGACCTGAGTTAGAATTTTTCTTGTTCAAACCGAAAAGCAATGGACAAGTAGAGCCTACTCCGCACGACGTAGGAAGTTATTTCGACTTCTCACCAAGAGACCTTGCCGGGAATGTGAGAAGAGATATTATTTTCACTTTAGAGAAAATGGGCCTTAACGTTGAAATGAGCCATCATGAGGTAGCTCCTGGCCAGCATGAGATTGATTTTAAATATGCAGAAGCATTGAAGACGGCGGAAAATGCATTAACCTTTAAACAGGTGGTAAAGTCTATTGCGCATAAACATGATTTATATGCTACTTTCATGCCAAAACCAATTTTTGGGGTATGTGGCAGTGGAATGCATTGCCATCAAAGCTTCTTTGATCTCAATACACGAAAGAATATCTTTTTCGATGAAAAGGATGAATATAAACTGAGTAAGGTAGCAAGGCAATTTGTTGCAGGGCAGCTACAGCATGTAAGGGCAATGAGTGCTATTCTATCTCCAACAGTAAATTCTTATAAAAGATTGGTGCCGGGATATGAAGCTCCTGTATATATTTGCTGGGGACAAAAAAATCGATCTGCCCTGATACGGATTCCAAGATATTCTCCCGGAAGAGAGCAAGCGACCAGAGTAGAATTAAGGTGTCCAGACCCCAGCAATAACCCTTACCTTACCCTTGCAGTTATGCTGGAAGCAGGACTCGATGGGATTCGAAAAAGTATGACACCCCCTAATCCTGTAGAAGAAAATGTATATGAATTTAATAAGGATGAGTTAGCGTACAGAAATATTGCTACCTTACCCGGCTCTTTAGGAGAAGCAATCGAAGAGTTGAAAAAAAGTAAATTGATGGAACAAACCTTGGGCACACACACGTACCAAATTTATATACATTCAAAAATAGCTGAATGGGATGAATATAGAATACAGGTAACAGAATGGGAACATAAAAAATATTTCGAGACAACGTAA